The region CAACCTTGGTTAAAATGAAACCTGAGAAGCTCAGATGTGTAAGAGCCACTAAAGCGGAGATGCTTGACTGAAGGAGGCCTAGGTCTGGAGACCCTGTTTCTTCGTGATCTCTGCCTTCCACTCTTCTGACACTTTATAGGAACTCTGAGGAATAGAGTTCTGAAAGACAATTTATGGATGATTACTTAGTGTTGAGGAGATTCAAGCATCAGATGGGGTAGATGACTATTAATATCTAGCATTAGGGTTATGTGGTTTTAAGTATTAACTGATTGTCTACTGAGGTATGTGTGCTCTACTATGCACTGTAAGCTGTCATATGGACTGTCTCTAGCCTCACAGAGCTCACATTCTAGTAGGGAATCTATAAAAAGTATTTGTACGAAATTAGAAAACTGTGAAATCCCAGACAGAGTCATGTAATTGTTACTCATAATTTTAATTACTCTTGAGTGCCTCCTTACCTGTTATAATAGCTTATTTTCATGTCATTCAGATGAATGCTCTTCATCTTAACCCtctcactgatttttcttttcatcctttcagTTAACACCAGATGTACCTGTCCACCACTTCTGTCCCTggcttccccacccccaactggCCACACTTTCTGTATAATGCTTGATGACGCATATGACATTAAAATGGATGTGGACTGAAGTGAGGGACTgaaggggctttttttttttcttttaagtgaggttaatgaaaaagaaggaaacaaacccAATACTATTTCCCCATTCCTTCTGTTACAGGCAAGTCACACAACCTGTGCAAGTATTCAACTTGGGAAATTCCTTACAAGTAATCGAAGACACACCTCTGCTGAAATTTCCACAACTTATCATTCATGCCATTcacttttacattttactttacttttttttttttttacattttacttttctttgccACTTTAGGAGATATGATCCCCTGATTGAGGCTCAGGCCCAAGAACTGACCTGCTTACGGCAAAAGATACAGGAAGGGAAAGGTGTCTGTCATCTATTCACACAGCATGCAAAGAACACAATTAAGACTTTTGAGCGTTTCCTCAAGAGCACTGACATGACCTACTACCAGAGACAGAGATACTGTGAGCTCCTGGCCCAAGGAAGCCAGCTGGCAGAGAGACTTGCCAGCAAACTCTCGACTGGTAAGTTATCATATAGTCTCTGAGAACACTTAGCTCCTCCAGAGATCCTAACCTCACATGAGACTCCACACCTTCACAACTCCTTCAGTGACGTTGTAGCCATGTGTCCTGCGGTTCTGTGGTGTTCTCAGCTACaggacagcttccctggtggctcagctggtaaagaacctgcctgccaatgcaggagatacagaggtgggttcgctccctgggtcaggaggctcccctggagaaggaagtggcaacccactccagagtgaAGCTATCAGCTAGAAATACCTGGGCGTCCAACCCTGGGCCCAAGGCGAGCCTCCACAGACATATTCCAAAGAGGAGCCAGTGTTGTCACTGGACTGACCCTTGTGGTTCTTATGATTGCAAGATATACCTCAGCTACAACCATCAGGGAACTTTGAAATACATGAGGTATATCACTCACATTTCCCAGAGGGCACACAGCTCACGCAGGGCTACCCAGTGAGGTTAGGGTCTGGTTACCTGTAAAAAGAGGGAGACAGCACAGGGCTGTGGTTCTGCCTGATTTGGATCGAGGGTGGAGTGCCTAGGATTTCGTAGGTTCAGTCTTTACTGGTGATTAAAgtgcaggaaagaaaaacaacgGGTCAGACATCAATGATCTAAATCAACCAAGGATCTCTAAAACAAGAGAAACTTCAGACGTGGAGCACCTTGCCTCTTCATCTGGCCCTGAAGGTGCCCATGTGTTCCTTCAAGATAGCTGTCTTTGAAGTGGATGCCTTCAGAATCAGTAGCCTGATATCAGCCCTTGGGgtacaattttaaaagaagaggacTGTCAGGTGTTTACAGCACACCTGCTTCCCACCCTGTATTCTGGGGACCATGACAATGGTACTCGAGAGTACAGTGGAGAATATATGGGGCTGGAGACCACATTGTTAAAACTGCTTTCATCATCATAGATTTTGGAGCAGGAGGTAGCAGCCATCCAATCATTTTTGGTTTTTAAGATACTTGATATGCATTAAACTGACCCACTGTAGAATTAGTTCTGTGAGTTTTGAAAAATGCATACAGTGTTAAATAAAAgtaccaccacaatcaagatacagaacagttcCATCATTTGTGAAAGTTCCCTTGTACCTCTTTGTAGTCAACCATTTCCTCCACATCAAGTCCCTGCCACCACTGGATCTGTTTTTTGTccctttagattttttaaatctccagAACGTATCAGtagcttgttcctttttattgatgaGTACTATTTCATTATAGAGATGTGCCActttttgtttatccagtcatccactgaaggacatttagattgttttcagtttggggtgATTATGATTCATACTTGTTAAGATTCAcatacagatttttgtgtgaaaatACGTTTTCACTTCACTTGGCTTGGATAAATATCTTGGAGTAGGATTGTTGAGTCACATGgtgaatgtttgtgtgtgtgtgtgtgtgtgtgtgtgtgtgttagtcactcagtcatatctgactctctgtgagtccatggactgtatagcctgccaggttcctctgtccatggaatgctctaggcaagaatattggaatgggttgtcatttccttctccaggggatcttcccaacccagggatcaaacccatgtcccgtattgtaggcagattatttactatctgagccacagggaagcttaAAGAGTGTACGTGTCCTTAAATTATACATTATAAGATTGTACATTTAACttataagaaactaccaaactgttttccagtgtGATAAAACCATTTCACATTCCCCTGAGCATTGAGTTAGATTGCAGTTGTTCCCCAATACCAGCTCTTGACattatcaggttgttgttttggggctttttgtcttttaataggTGTGTCGTTGCTTATCATtgtgatttttaatttgctttttcctaTTGACTAATGGTTTTGAAGATCTTTTCATATATCTACTGATCATCCATATATCTTTGGGAAAGTGAGTGTCCACtatattgttcattttaaagtAGTTTTTCATATTATTGGGTCTTGAaagttctttatatttctggatacaagtcctttatcagatatttgACTTGtcagtattttctcccagtttgtggcttatcttttcattctcttaactttCTTTCAGAGTGAAGAATTTCTTAATATTGGTGAGGTCCAACTTATTGGATCATCATTGTCTATTTAGTTTTATCTGTGCCTAAAGAACTCTGTGCCTAAAACACGATCCTTGGCCTTTCCATATAGATTTTACAGTCACTATCTGTAAAAAAAATCCTGTTGGGATTTTGAGTggcattgcattaaatctgtgaTAAGTTTAAGAGAATtgatatttttcataatattgtGTATTGTAATTAATGATCATAGTGTCTTTCATCAGGTTGAGctagtctttgttttatttattcatatttccaTGAACAAGCAAacctttttttattgtttaatgaTGGTGACTGCTGACAATAGAGAAGAAATTTTGTCTCTTAACACATATATGAGCAGGCCGTGGTACAGCTAAACAAAACTTCCAACTTATTCAAGGAAGTTCCTTATTTTGAATTGACATtgttttgtcaaatgcctttttgttcaaatgattatatatatatatatatatatatatatattttttttttttttaatgttgtgtcCTTTTAGATTCTACTCtggacattttgaatattatattGTGAGACATTGGGTCCTGTTAAAGTCCTCTGGATTATTTTTTAGCAGGCAATCAACCACTCCTAGGTTTAGACTGTAAGTTCTGTCTTACATTCTATGGGTAGCAGTTGCAACATCAGTTTAGTGTTCAGGGCCTTTGATGTGTTGTTTGGGTCAGTTCAGCAAGTATGCCACTAGGTTTAGTCTGGACTAGCTGATGGTTTATATGGTAATTCAGTTCTCTAatcctttcccatgattccttgTCTCTGTTCCACACAAGCTCAGTTTGGGGATGATCCCTAATATTTTTGACAGTCTGTAGATCATTTTCCAGCCTCTCCTCTCTCTGGCATTTCTTCTCTACTTCCCAGTTCCCTCGGGGCCTCTTCCACATACATCCCTCTGTTCAGAAAGATTGGGTTCTCCCAGTCATTTCTCCTGTCACACTGTCCTGCAAAACTGCAGGGGGCTACTCTAAGATCAAAGAGGCAAGAAAATTGAGACAGAAAAAAGAGGAGGGGACACTCTTCACACTTTTTGGACAATTAGTCCCTTTTTGACTAGAGTGGTAGGTTCTCATTTGTGGTTAACATCCCTGCTCAGTGGCCCCAACAGCACAGTTCTGCAAATGGGCTGGTCTCTGGTCAGGGTCAatgccagggtccagccccagcagaatctaggggaaccctcaggatgaacggggTCAGCGAGAGAAGACACGtaagaccagccttgatagggccaagtctgcgagggagagagagaaagacagagagagagagagagagagagagaccagaccaggatatgcagcagagtctggcagttgctttatttttcaccatcgcttttataccctaagttggtacatttctaaggggcagataagcatacagacttagtttaacattacatcagcttgccCTTTATGAAACCAgatgtgctctgtatatttttgtttatgagagtcttttcccatagattttttgtacattatcttctggtcttgaggttagcagaaaacagaaaagtggcagtctcatggtacagcaggttgcaacataatagaaatacaatcctgttaacataaaagtcagtctttttgcagaagctttcagctaaatttatctaaaaatttAACACACAATGACTCTGTGGCTCTGGTGAGggagcccctgtttagcactcctggttaaaattaacagttatcttattgtttttacactagggctaaactcttatttttctagatctccaactatattaacaatagtttccactgcacaacctcagcacattaacatcaatcaaacgttgatccaataaccattttaaaaacaatattttttgtgttctctaatagggcttcctccccctcaaagggctctgtgccttttagggccttttttatggttaatctctatgtataatatcttttggctttcaggcctgttgacaatttatggcttgcacctggtgcaactttaagcaacttcagtagccgaccctgtcttttttgtggctaatctattttctttctattaggtgtcatctccatgggaactagagaggattacatttttacagaacagaaatgcaaaggattgcaaaagcagcagatatggcacaaaacaggctcttagtctaaaagttaattacctgcaagaagtcaccagctaatctctatctaaattattttctattaggcacgtTTGTGGCTATAGTATTTGTGGGGCTTTTCTCACCCCGCagagggacctatgcttaatagtttcttttgttagcttactgtgcttaggatgtttagaacaattatgagcattttttgcaatgagagcacacatttatcaaacaagccagaatgccagcaaaagggtttgaattgaagcatttccgtCATCCCTGGCCctttcatagggtaccagcatctAGGACATTTATTAATTATGgtttaagttggtcctcattcaatgaaagaggagcaggagaactctcggcaggcaacacaagaatctgcaacagggcaaacaagaacaacagcagaaaaggggggaggatacagggtggggtagaggccgaggccaacctggagggtcccttatcccagacggccttgcctgtcaggtattttcctcatgacctcgtcatggatgggatcccggacggccttgcctgcccggttATTTCCTTCATGACCTTGTCACAGGCGggacctcccataatggctcccggcaggtcaggagaggaaaaaaaaaaaaaagaaatggggaagAGTCTCCTTACACTCATCAGCAGAGGTCCCCCCGTCCAGTCCTTTAGATAGAACAGGGGGTTTCTCCTGTTGTATTTGCTCCTCTGTGGCTTCTGGAATATCTGTGTGAGAGCAGTATTGGGACTCACAGCCATGGTCCATCCACCAAGTTTGTGGGGGAAATGAAGGTTAGAGCTGAAGGAGTGCAGAAGCCAGCCAGGCAAGTATCCCGTGTACTGGAGAACAGGACATTGTGAACTTTTTGCTTTGACTCAATAGCAGACGTCCTGGTGACGATTCAGCCAACCAGCAATATATTGTTCACTGTTGATCAGgaaagcctgccaggctgctcctcCAAAGACACAACTTTAGCCCTCTTGGAACAATTTTCCCAGAGCATTCTGAACAAACATATAGAGTATTGTGTCTCTGGTCAGATAGTCCCTTGTATTTGCAAGCATGAGATGGGATCTGCTCAATTTCCCCCTAACTCTTTCTATTTTTGGTTCATAGATAATCACCATGATAGGAAGGATGAAGAGGGACAGGAGTCACGGGCAGCCAGGTAACTCTGAGTGATGAAAGGGCTGATCATGGAGTGGTGAAACCTAGAGAGGAGTCCAGAAGCAAGAGACCCAGAGGTCAAAGGCCCCAGATCCAGGAGAATCCAGAAGCTGCTGATTGTtcctatttcattcattcatcatacAATGATGTGTCCTTTAACCCACATTATCTGTTCTTATTAAAGTTCGTGTATTAGTTGCCATTTCTTAGTAATTCTTCAAGTTTAGTTAACTGAGGCATTTTGACCTAAAGGTAAACCAGCCAGAGAAACCTGGTCTCTATTTTCTGAAAACCTGTATgattaaaaaatgaagtgaaatgccTTTTTCTGCTCAGTTGCCCTGAGATATGTTGGCCAATGTTTCATAGCCAGaaatatcttgaaaaataaagccaatcatgtcatatatataaatatacattcatatatatggaGAGAGACATATAAAAGCTATAAGAGCCCTAGGAAATTACATTCCCTCTGGAGATAGTCTTCAATGGACCCCTTCCCATAGTCTTACATAAAGTTTGTCCATAGCATTTTAATGTCTGTATTATAGGAGTCTGTGTGTCCTGTGTCTCAGAGTATATTTTAGAGAAGTCGTTGTGTCTACTTCCTCACGCACATTTAGAGGTCAGTGCACTAAACACATGCTGCTCTCTCTCCTACCCCCATTCTATGCACACTGAAACCCCAGTTAGAAATGGATTGTTATGTTTTTTCTCTCTGAGAGGATAGGCCTTTTGGTTTCTGGTGTCCCTTCCATGAGCTTCAGATGAACACCAGCTGTCAGGTTGAAGCTGGTTGCCTTCTTTTCATCCCCTGTCTTGtctgcctccttctccatcccccACTCAGGCTCAGCACGGGGCTCCAGGAGGAAGAAGTGAATGAAGTCCTGGAGGACTCACTAGATGAAAAGTATCTGATGCATTCCAGTCGCCATGACTCCCACCAGTCTCCCAGCAGCATTGCGTCTGTGTGTGATGAGCAGGACCAGCTCTGATGTAGACTGAGCCAGTGAGTATTCCCAATGCAGAGAGCCTAATCCCCAACAACAAGAAGACTGAATAATAAAACTCTGATAGCTTCTACCTGCTCACCATCTCTGTCTAGGCTGATTGAGATAATCTCTGCAGGCACATCCTAAGAACTAACCTTGAAAAAGTGATTAGGCTGAATTCAGTTCTGGGACCAAGTTTTATGTCACTGGTGTATCTGTTCATTTGTATTCTCCCTGGTCTACACCTCACCTCCCTTTGTCTGGCTCCCACTGGCATATGCAAGCTGAGGAACCCCGGGCAAACCAGAGTGCAGAGAGAGAAGGGATCATGAGAAACTCTCTGCCATGCCTCAGCACATGTACATAATAAACTTCATTATTTAAGATGAAGCATCTTAGCTTTCCTGAAATGTTCTAGCTAATTACAGTTTCTGAATGGTGCCCTTTAGGCTTTTCTAGCTTTCCAAGAATATCATCAGCCTTGCCCATATTTGGGGTCCACTTATCATGGTTcctcagcaatgcaggagacgacaCACGTTCCTCATGAACTCACGGCTCCTGAGTTTAAGCACCAGTGTCCATCCCCCCTCAGGTGGCTTCTCTCCCCATGAAGTTCCATCTTAGTACAGACTATCGGGTGGTGAAAGTTAAGCTTCTGCCCTATCACACTCAAGTCCCCACCCTTGAGTCCTGGTTTTGTTCTGGGCTGAGGCAGAAGCATAGGACAAGGAACTGCAGAGAGCATCCTTGGAAGCAAATGTGTGTAACTCAACCAAACTAATTATTTCCTGGAACAGGATGCACTTCTCACTTCTACAGGCAGATCTTGGAATCCACTGCCCAGCTGTACAATGAAAACACAGATATCAGGGGAGAAAATCAAAGCCTTCCACGTCACCTGAGTCATATTCCAGACATAAGCGGTCAAAACCCACAGGGAGAGACCACCCTCAAATCGCTCTCTTCTCTTGCCACATCTGGCTATCAAAACAAAAGATGTGGAGAACAACACTATTACACAATCCATAACTCTCATAGTTTTCTCT is a window of Muntiacus reevesi chromosome 1, mMunRee1.1, whole genome shotgun sequence DNA encoding:
- the LOC136162479 gene encoding neuroblastoma breakpoint family member 6-like protein, producing MAVSHTIFSGLRTEMGILETNQYLHSQLEKSKQDFRDLTEKLLMSQATVYCLANQLQKYKCEEYKDLIESVLEEEMPFEMGKLAEKRRLATRLGRYDPLIEAQAQELTCLRQKIQEGKGVCHLFTQHAKNTIKTFERFLKSTDMTYYQRQRYCELLAQGSQLAERLASKLSTDNHHDRKDEEGQESRAARLSTGLQEEEVNEVLEDSLDEKYLMHSSRHDSHQSPSSIASVCDEQDQL